From Catenulispora sp. GP43, one genomic window encodes:
- a CDS encoding PaaI family thioesterase: MPDKHPNAPQPGTKLGSHYSRCFGCGDDALGGLRVSSTVGEGLSVTTEFTVTDNHQGAPGLAHGGLLALAFDEALGAVNWLIGAIAVTGRLETDYLLPVPVGTTLHITAQCDGISGRKIYTSAVGRLDGPEGEVAVRATAIFIQVGVDHFLENGRLEDVQEAMHDPEQLRAARAFEVNP, from the coding sequence ATGCCGGACAAGCACCCGAACGCCCCCCAGCCCGGGACGAAGCTCGGGTCGCACTACTCGCGCTGCTTCGGCTGCGGTGACGACGCGCTGGGCGGCCTGCGGGTGTCCTCGACGGTCGGCGAGGGACTGAGCGTCACCACCGAGTTCACCGTCACCGACAACCACCAGGGTGCGCCCGGCCTGGCCCACGGCGGCCTGCTCGCCCTGGCCTTCGACGAGGCGCTGGGCGCCGTGAACTGGCTGATCGGCGCGATCGCCGTCACCGGCCGCCTGGAGACCGACTACCTGCTGCCGGTCCCGGTCGGCACCACGCTGCACATCACCGCGCAGTGCGACGGCATCTCCGGCCGCAAGATCTACACCTCCGCGGTGGGCCGTCTGGACGGGCCCGAGGGCGAGGTCGCCGTCCGGGCGACCGCGATCTTCATCCAGGTGGGCGTAGACCACTTCCTGGAGAACGGGCGCCTCGAGGACGTGCAGGAAGCGATGCACGACCCCGAGCAGCTCCGGGCGGCGCGCGCCTTCGAGGTCAACCCGTAG
- the dut gene encoding dUTP diphosphatase gives MSGVDVLIRRLDETVPLPSYAHPGDAGADLLTTVDATLAPGERAVLPTGVAIALPDGYAAFVHPRSGLAARCGVALVNAPGTVDAGYRGEIKIILVNLDPVHPVTLKRGDRVAQLVVQRVERAVFHEVAELPGSHRGDGGFGSTGTAAGTPA, from the coding sequence GTGTCCGGGGTCGACGTCCTCATCCGGCGGCTCGACGAGACCGTGCCGCTCCCGTCGTACGCCCATCCGGGGGATGCCGGGGCCGATCTGCTGACGACCGTGGACGCCACCCTGGCCCCCGGCGAGCGGGCCGTGCTGCCCACCGGCGTGGCCATCGCGCTGCCGGACGGCTACGCGGCCTTCGTGCACCCGCGTTCGGGCCTGGCCGCGCGCTGCGGGGTCGCGCTGGTCAACGCGCCGGGCACGGTCGACGCCGGGTACCGCGGCGAGATCAAGATCATCCTGGTCAACCTCGACCCGGTGCACCCGGTGACGCTCAAGCGGGGCGACCGGGTGGCGCAGCTGGTAGTACAGAGGGTGGAGAGGGCGGTCTTCCACGAGGTCGCCGAGCTCCCCGGTTCGCACCGCGGTGACGGTGGTTTCGGTTCGACCGGGACGGCTGCGGGAACACCTGCGTAG
- a CDS encoding DUF3710 domain-containing protein, which yields MVFRRGQKGDSDRRDRVSEADAYGDLSEVKDEERKISLADVSRAAGPWDFNEVEDPKAGRVDLGALLVPAVEGMELRLEMADAEQVIAATVVARQSAVQLQAFAAPRSEGIWAEVRAEISLEISKQGGTVDEREGPFGIELRAQVPVQAPDGSRGVQLVRFIGVDGPRWFLRGVVSGQGAVQPKEALDIEHVFRDTVVSRGNSPMAPRDPIPLRMPAEAQQAMQQQAEPAEGEGGQYAQGDLNPFERGPEITERR from the coding sequence GTGGTTTTCCGACGCGGACAGAAGGGTGACTCGGACCGGCGCGACCGGGTGAGCGAGGCCGACGCCTACGGCGACCTGAGCGAGGTTAAGGACGAGGAGCGCAAGATCAGCCTCGCCGACGTCTCGCGGGCCGCGGGACCCTGGGACTTCAACGAGGTCGAGGACCCCAAGGCCGGCCGTGTCGACCTCGGCGCGCTGCTGGTGCCGGCCGTGGAGGGCATGGAACTGCGGCTGGAGATGGCCGACGCCGAGCAGGTCATCGCGGCCACCGTGGTGGCCCGTCAGTCTGCGGTGCAGCTGCAGGCCTTCGCCGCGCCCCGCAGCGAGGGCATCTGGGCCGAGGTCCGCGCCGAGATCTCCCTGGAGATCTCCAAGCAGGGCGGCACGGTCGACGAGCGCGAGGGGCCCTTCGGCATCGAGCTGCGGGCCCAGGTGCCGGTGCAGGCCCCGGACGGCAGCCGCGGCGTCCAGCTGGTCCGCTTCATCGGCGTGGACGGCCCGCGGTGGTTCCTGCGCGGCGTGGTGTCCGGGCAGGGCGCGGTGCAGCCCAAGGAGGCCCTGGACATAGAGCACGTGTTCCGCGACACCGTGGTCAGCCGCGGCAACTCCCCGATGGCCCCGCGCGACCCGATCCCGCTGCGGATGCCCGCCGAGGCGCAGCAGGCCATGCAGCAGCAGGCCGAGCCGGCCGAGGGCGAGGGCGGCCAGTACGCGCAGGGCGACCTGAACCCGTTCGAGCGCGGGCCAGAGATTACTGAGCGGCGCTGA